A genomic stretch from Microtus pennsylvanicus isolate mMicPen1 chromosome 11, mMicPen1.hap1, whole genome shotgun sequence includes:
- the LOC142831927 gene encoding olfactory receptor 4A5-like, translated as MRQNNSVTEFILLGFTQDPAGQKALFIMFLLIYIVTMVGNLLVMVTVIVSPSLYSPMYFFLASLSFMDAVYSTAITPKLIVDLLRDKKTISFTACISQLFIEHLFGGADIVILVAMAYDRYVAICKPLHYLIVMNRRVCILFLVLAWAGGFVHALIQVLTVYKLPFCGPNIIDHFGCDIYPLLLLACTDTYFIGLSVIGNNGAMCTVIFILLLLSYGIILRSLKTHSQEGRRKALITCSSHITVVFLYFVPCIFMYVRPVSCFPFDKAITVFCTVVTPMLNPLIYTLRNSEMKNSMEKLLHNLLSPNRIRLSS; from the coding sequence ATGCGCCAGAACAACAGTGTCACCGAATTCATCCTGCTGGGCTTCACTCAGGATCCTGCAGGGCAAAAagcattatttattatgtttttactCATCTACATTGTGACAATGGTGGGAAACCTGCTCGTTATGGTGACAGTGATTGTCAGTCCCTCCTTGTACTCCCCAATGTACTTCTTCCTTGCTTCTCTTTCATTCATGGATGCTGTTTATTCCACTGCCATCACACCCAAGTTGATTGTAGACTTGCTCCGTGATAAGAAGACCATCTCCTTCACAGCATGCATAAGCCAGCTTTTTATAGAGCATTTATTTGGTGGTGCTGATATTGTCATTCTAGTGGCAATGGCTTATGATCGCTATGTGGCTATCTGTAAGCCCCTGCACTATTTGATTGTCATGAATCGGCGGGTATGTATCCTTTTCTTAGTGTTGGCTTGGGCAGGAGGGTTTGTACATGCTCTGATTCAAGTACTCACTGTGTATAAACTTCCTTTCTGTGGTCCCAATATCATTGACCACTTTGGCTGTGACATATACCCACTATTGCTACTTGCATGTACTGACACCTACTTCATTGGCCTCTCTGTCATTGGCAATAATGGGGCTATGTGCACAGTGATTTTCATTCTCCTCCTACTCTCCTATGGAATCATCCTAAGATCTCTCAAGACTCACAGTCAGGAAGGGAGGCGTAAAGCCCTGATCACCTGCAGCTCCCATATCACGGTGGTTTTCCTCTATTTTGTTCCCTGCATTTTCATGTATGTTAGACCTGTTTCCTGCTTTCCTTTTGACAAGGCCATCACTGTCTTTTGTACGGTTGTCACTCCCATGTTGAATCCTCTAATATATACTTTGAGAAACTCAGAGATGAAAAATTCTATGGAAAAACTCCTGCACAATTTATTAAGTCCCAATAGAATAAGACTTTCTTCTTGA